One window of Planktothrix serta PCC 8927 genomic DNA carries:
- a CDS encoding tryptophan-rich sensory protein, with protein sequence MQTNSQDSNLSSIRQWANLIAIIAAFGINVLANIAPFNGLTIGEISNTIFRNVKIIPANYAFAIWGLIYVGLLAFAGYQYLPQNRENPRLQTLGFAVVLACVAQIIWVFLFQYQMFFLSLWAMIAILNSLIVAYLRLNIGKVRVSQKERWCIDIPISIYLGWISVATIVNVALVLETWQWTGGGISPELWTAILLVIAGTLAAILIIERNEIAYPFVIMWALCAIAVRQATQPIILVTAIAVSLSLGLFGLSLTILRHQKTENRK encoded by the coding sequence ATGCAGACTAATTCTCAGGACTCTAATCTTAGCTCGATCAGACAATGGGCGAATTTAATTGCGATTATAGCCGCATTTGGAATTAATGTATTAGCGAATATAGCTCCTTTTAATGGGTTAACCATTGGAGAAATTTCTAATACTATTTTTAGGAATGTTAAAATTATTCCCGCTAATTATGCCTTTGCAATTTGGGGTTTAATTTATGTGGGGTTATTGGCTTTTGCGGGTTATCAATATTTACCTCAAAACCGAGAAAATCCTCGATTACAAACATTAGGTTTTGCGGTTGTTTTAGCCTGTGTTGCCCAGATTATCTGGGTATTTTTATTTCAATATCAAATGTTTTTTCTGTCCTTATGGGCAATGATCGCTATTTTAAACTCGTTGATTGTGGCGTATTTACGGTTAAATATTGGTAAAGTTAGAGTTTCCCAAAAAGAACGCTGGTGTATAGATATTCCGATTAGTATTTATTTAGGATGGATTAGTGTCGCCACAATTGTTAATGTAGCTTTAGTCTTAGAAACTTGGCAATGGACAGGGGGAGGAATTTCACCGGAACTCTGGACAGCGATTTTATTAGTGATTGCGGGAACCTTAGCTGCTATTTTAATCATTGAACGCAATGAAATTGCTTATCCATTTGTGATTATGTGGGCACTGTGTGCGATCGCTGTTCGCCAAGCCACTCAACCCATCATTTTAGTCACCGCCATCGCCGTATCCCTATCATTAGGATTATTTGGATTAAGTTTAACCATTCTCCGTCATCAGAAGACAGAAAATAGGAAGTAG
- the puuE gene encoding allantoinase PuuE, protein MTENYPRDMVGYGRHTPDPKWQNQARIAVQFVINYEEGGENCILHGDQSSEAFLSEIIGAEPFHGLRHLNMESIYEYGSRAGFWRLYRLFTQRHIPLTVYGVAMALERNREAVAAMLEADWEIASHGYRWIDYKYFNQEMEREHLQKAIALHTEVTGTRPLGWYTGRTSSHTRKLVVEEGGFLYDADSYADDLPYWVYDYGKPHLVIPYTLDNNDMRFATNQGFNCGEQFFTYLKDAFDVLYAEGETAPKMISIGLHCRLVGRPGRAAALARFLDYILNHNRVWICRRIDIAKHWYEYHQPIPGNNC, encoded by the coding sequence ATGACTGAAAATTATCCCAGGGATATGGTGGGTTATGGTCGTCATACTCCCGATCCCAAATGGCAGAATCAAGCCCGAATTGCCGTACAATTTGTGATTAATTATGAAGAAGGTGGCGAGAATTGTATTCTACACGGCGATCAATCCTCAGAAGCCTTTTTATCAGAAATTATTGGGGCTGAACCCTTTCACGGACTGCGCCATTTAAACATGGAATCCATTTATGAATATGGCAGCAGAGCCGGGTTTTGGCGACTCTATCGGCTGTTTACCCAACGTCATATCCCCCTGACCGTTTATGGGGTTGCAATGGCCTTAGAACGCAACCGAGAAGCCGTTGCAGCGATGTTAGAAGCGGACTGGGAAATTGCTAGTCATGGGTATCGCTGGATTGATTATAAATATTTTAATCAAGAAATGGAGCGGGAACATTTACAAAAAGCGATCGCCCTTCATACCGAAGTTACCGGAACTCGACCCCTCGGTTGGTATACTGGACGCACCAGTTCCCACACCCGCAAATTAGTTGTAGAGGAAGGAGGATTTTTATATGATGCTGATAGTTATGCCGATGATTTACCCTATTGGGTTTATGATTATGGAAAACCCCATTTAGTCATTCCTTATACTCTTGATAATAATGATATGCGATTTGCAACAAATCAAGGGTTTAATTGTGGGGAACAATTTTTTACCTATTTAAAAGATGCCTTTGATGTTTTATACGCCGAAGGAGAAACCGCACCTAAAATGATCAGTATTGGATTACATTGTCGTTTAGTCGGTAGACCCGGACGGGCGGCGGCATTAGCTCGCTTTTTAGATTATATTCTAAATCATAATCGGGTTTGGATCTGTCGTCGGATTGATATCGCTAAACATTGGTATGAGTATCATCAACCTATCCCCGGAAACAACTGTTAA
- a CDS encoding calcium-binding protein has translation MADTTVILDNNTFEFLLGTEASDTVFGGVEDDLILGLSGNDFLSGNLGNDWINGNLDNDAVVGNEGNDTLYGGQNNDVLDGRSGDDLLYGNLDNDDLTGDIGNDSLFGGQGTDILRGNDGDDWLYGDKENDTLIGGAGSDRFILTNNQGSDTINDFTQGEDFIGLTGGLTFAQLTLVSDTNNTLIRVSSSNEILATLINISANTLSSSDFQILP, from the coding sequence ATGGCAGACACAACTGTTATTCTGGATAATAATACCTTTGAGTTTTTATTAGGAACTGAAGCCAGCGATACGGTATTTGGAGGGGTAGAAGATGACTTAATTTTAGGACTTTCAGGGAATGATTTTTTATCAGGAAATCTAGGAAATGATTGGATAAATGGAAATCTTGATAATGATGCGGTTGTGGGAAATGAAGGTAATGATACCCTTTATGGCGGACAAAATAATGATGTTTTAGATGGTCGGAGTGGAGATGATTTATTATATGGAAATTTAGATAATGATGACCTAACCGGAGATATTGGAAATGATAGTTTATTTGGAGGTCAAGGAACCGATATTCTCCGGGGAAATGATGGCGATGACTGGTTATATGGAGATAAAGAGAATGATACCCTAATTGGAGGAGCCGGAAGCGATCGCTTTATCCTGACGAATAATCAAGGAAGTGATACTATTAATGACTTTACCCAGGGGGAAGATTTCATCGGGTTAACAGGAGGATTAACCTTTGCACAATTAACCTTAGTTTCTGATACTAATAATACCCTAATTCGTGTCAGCAGTAGCAACGAAATTTTAGCCACATTAATTAATATTTCTGCCAATACTCTCAGCAGTAGTGACTTTCAAATTCTGCCTTAA
- a CDS encoding phycobiliprotein lyase translates to MSIAQFQEFFDHCVGQWTTERTYHYLTHREVERSHTEFVIHPLDNEAKAKVLEDNHRLSTNLELQILPGYRLAFQTVSEKGDEVSQQLNILFVPQKLDFPIIEGDYLRDKAYEEAKPMVAHFRYDIQTRELLMTTTYTRVVSVDSITLINPELRIRRIINYQRPIENQPLETVLLVGFGVEQKQ, encoded by the coding sequence ATGTCAATTGCACAATTCCAAGAATTTTTTGATCATTGTGTGGGTCAATGGACAACGGAACGCACCTACCATTACCTTACCCATCGGGAGGTTGAGCGATCGCACACCGAATTTGTGATTCATCCCCTAGACAATGAAGCCAAAGCTAAAGTCTTAGAAGATAATCACCGTTTGTCAACAAACTTAGAATTACAGATTCTCCCTGGATATCGACTGGCGTTTCAAACGGTTTCGGAAAAAGGGGATGAGGTTTCCCAGCAATTGAATATTCTCTTTGTACCACAAAAATTGGATTTCCCGATCATTGAAGGGGACTATTTACGCGATAAAGCTTATGAGGAAGCGAAACCGATGGTGGCGCACTTTCGCTATGATATCCAAACCCGTGAATTGTTAATGACAACAACCTATACCCGTGTTGTATCGGTGGACTCTATTACCTTAATTAATCCAGAGTTAAGAATTCGTCGGATTATTAATTATCAGCGACCTATAGAGAATCAACCTTTGGAAACCGTATTGTTAGTTGGGTTTGGGGTTGAACAAAAACAATGA